The region TCTCCTTCACTAACAGGTCTAGTGATTAATATTGAAAATACAGTTAAAGATATCTTTGCCTCAGATGGTTCTAAGACAGATGCTAAAGGTGTTCCAGCTGCTGTTAATGCTAATGGCGATGCTGCTGTAACAATTGCTGAAGCGCCAACAGAGGGTGAAAGCCAATTTTTATTCGATTTAAGTAAAACAACACTGGATATTCCAGCTAAAGATGCTCGTAAAGCACAAGCAACAGTTGATTATACGTCTAATTTAACTTGGACAGTAGAAGCAAATGTTGAAAGTAATGGTCAAACAGCTGCTTTACCAAGTAAATAAAACATAAAAATAAGAGCTTAGGCTCTTATTTTTATTAACGAAAAGAAAAGAGGGGTCTTTATGACTAGAAGAATGGTAGGGATGATTTTGGGAGTAGTAATTTTAGTTATGATCCCTTTAACTGCCCACGCCAATGACTTTACAATTAGTGTCAAACCAGTCATTCCTAGTAATCAGCAAGGGGATGTTAAAGGTTATTTTAATGTCCAAATGAAGGAATCAGAAAAAAAAGAATATGAGATTCAGGTAACTAATAAAGGAGATAAAGATAAGGTCGTAGACGTAACGGCTCTTAATGCAGGCACAGCTACTGATGGTAAGATAGATTATACTAATGCTAAGCCAAAATTATCGGAAGAAATACCTAATCGATTTACTGATTTGGTCACTGTACCAAAAAAATTGAAAGTGCCAGCTAAGGGTGTTGAATCTTTAAAATTTTGGGTAGAGATGCCTAAAAAAGCTCAACCAGGTATTATTTTGGGTAGTATTTTTATTTTAGATACAGGAGATGGTGAGCCAAATCAAGCAGATAAAAGTGGGATGTCAATTCACAATCAGATGGGCTATCCTGTTCAAATGATGGTGTCAATGACCAATGAACAAGTGAAAGCAGAACTTGTTTTAGATAAGGTCGAACTAGGCACACATAGTGGACACCCATCTTTAGAAATTCCGTTAGAAAACACAAAGCCGAATATCATCCCGGATATCACTGTGACAACCGAAATTAGTAAAAAGGGCTCGAAACAAGTCTTAGTGACAGATAAGAAATCGAATAATACGCTAGCTCCTTATTCGATATTTCCTCATCGTGTTCAATTGACA is a window of Vagococcus intermedius DNA encoding:
- a CDS encoding DUF916 and DUF3324 domain-containing protein: MTRRMVGMILGVVILVMIPLTAHANDFTISVKPVIPSNQQGDVKGYFNVQMKESEKKEYEIQVTNKGDKDKVVDVTALNAGTATDGKIDYTNAKPKLSEEIPNRFTDLVTVPKKLKVPAKGVESLKFWVEMPKKAQPGIILGSIFILDTGDGEPNQADKSGMSIHNQMGYPVQMMVSMTNEQVKAELVLDKVELGTHSGHPSLEIPLENTKPNIIPDITVTTEISKKGSKQVLVTDKKSNNTLAPYSIFPHRVQLTDKKVKSGTYLAHIIAESEFGKWEWNQEFKITTQVAQELNEGAVQKKLPSWLYWLIAVGILVLLIIGYLIYKVKKLSQATKIADEK